The genomic window CTATATGAAATGCACCAGTACGGGGGCGACTCTTCCATCCAAGATGCAACCCATCCCCCCGGGGGACTTCATGATCGTCATGAAGGGGGGCGTCCAGTCCGAGGCCGCCACCGGGAGCAATGCTGGATTTGGCATCCTCCTGGCCGATGGCGTGACCGCGGGGGCCGGCAACCAGGTCATTCTCGGCAGCCTGACCTACAACTATTTCACCACATGGCTTTACACCTGGACGGGCTACAACAGCTTTTCAAGCAACCTTTTCCTGCGCACCGAGCAGGCCCGATACCTCCGCATCTGGCGCGCGAGCGGCAACTACCACTGGGGCACGAGCTGGGATGGGGAGACCTGGACCGACTATGCCTACAACCCGGCGTTCACCCCTACGCATTTCGGAGTGGCTGGCCTCGGCAACCAGAGCGCCGCAGCCCACATCACGTTCAAGTTTTTCCGCTACTACGACAGCGCCACGGCCATCGTCGGCGGCCTGATCGAGGACACCATGGCATGAGCAGGCCGGTCGAAAAGCCCACCCGCGCCCAGCTGCGCGCCGCGGAGCGGATGGTCGCGCGGATCCGCGAGTCCCGGCGCCTGGAGGCGGAATATGAGGCGACACTCGACCCCCGTCAGTTCGATTCCGAGGAGGTGCCTATGGTGTGAGGCCTGGAGATTGTGGGAACCAGATGGGGGCCACAGGATGGCCCCCTCCCTTTTCAGTTCTGGATCCCGGTGAGGATGCCGTCCTCGAAGTAGAGGAAGGACCCGCTGGAGTAGCACCACTGTTCATGGCGGACACCGTCACGGTAAACGCTCCGGTTGATATGGTCCGGCCGGCCCCAACTCGAGTACCGGACCCGTTCCGCCGGCATACCGATGCGAACGCCCTCCTTCCTCCATGCGGCGTGGAGTTTCCTCTCAGCCTCCTTCGCGGCCTCCGCCTGCTTGGCATCGGCCACCTTCTTCAGCGATCCGATCTGGCCTGCAAGCGCCGCCGCCTTGGAGAACTCCGGAGTTTCCTTTGGGATGAAGCCCACATGGGTCCGAATTCGGTTCGCCTGCTCCGGTGCATAGCCGTTCTTCTTTGGCCTTTCCCCAAATCTGAGTACCAAATGAAACGTTAGGGCTCATCCTGAACGAGGAGAACCCTGAATGCGCAAGCCCAAGCTCACCGACGAGCAGATCGTCGCCCTTCTGCGTGAGGCAGAACGAGGCGAAAACACCATCACCGAGCTTTGCAAAAAGGCCGGCGTCTCCGAGGTGACCTTCTACCGGTGGCGGAACAAGTTCTCCGGGAACACCGTGCAGGACGTCCGGAAGCTCAAGCAGTTGGAGAAGGACAACGCTCGCCTCCTGCGGCTCCTTGGGCAGCGGGACGTCGAGATCGACGCCATGAAGGAACTGCTCGCAAAAAAATGGTGAGCGCTCCTCAGAAACGCGAGGGGGTAAGGCTCTTGAAGGCTGAAGGGATTTCGGAGCGCAGGATCGCTGTGCTTCTGGGCATCACAAGGACTGGGCAGCGCTACCAAGCCCGGCCCAAGCCCCAGGACCACCAGGCTGACCTGATCAAGGCCCTGAGCGCCGAACACCCTCGCTACGGGCAGAACCGCGTCTGGGCCCTGCTCCGGCGCAGCGGCGTCGTCATCAACATCAAAGCCGTGAACCGCATCTGGCAGAAGTACGGCCTTCAGGTTTCTCGGCGGCCAAGGCGGAAGAAAATCAGGACCGGGGACAGCGTTCCTCGGAAGGCCGAGTTCATCAACCATGTCTGGACCTACGACTTCGTCTTCGACTGGTCGTTCAATGGCGTCTCCTTGAAGTTCCTGACCTTGGAAGACGAGTTCACTCGGGAGTCGCTGGCCATCGAGGTTGGGCACACCTTCAATTCCCTTCAGGTCCGTGGCGTGCTGGCCCGGGTCTTCCAGGAGCGCGGCGTACCCAAGTTCTTGCGCAGCGACAACGGCTCAGAGTTCATCGCCATCGACCTGAAATTAT from Geothrix sp. 21YS21S-2 includes these protein-coding regions:
- a CDS encoding transposase; translation: MRKPKLTDEQIVALLREAERGENTITELCKKAGVSEVTFYRWRNKFSGNTVQDVRKLKQLEKDNARLLRLLGQRDVEIDAMKELLAKKW
- a CDS encoding IS3 family transposase; amino-acid sequence: MVSAPQKREGVRLLKAEGISERRIAVLLGITRTGQRYQARPKPQDHQADLIKALSAEHPRYGQNRVWALLRRSGVVINIKAVNRIWQKYGLQVSRRPRRKKIRTGDSVPRKAEFINHVWTYDFVFDWSFNGVSLKFLTLEDEFTRESLAIEVGHTFNSLQVRGVLARVFQERGVPKFLRSDNGSEFIAIDLKLWIGDLGIDTHLIDPGKPWQNGYAESFNARFRDECLNQETFHGVREAAVIIKAFSKRYNECHPHSSLGFYTPREFARLSKSGALPPDPRDLPPWGLPAVSKRTARGPLAPAVQAPGMALESDPSGALSSTQAAEKVS